The following are from one region of the Sorghum bicolor cultivar BTx623 chromosome 2, Sorghum_bicolor_NCBIv3, whole genome shotgun sequence genome:
- the LOC8084611 gene encoding pathogenesis-related protein PRB1-3, with protein MEASKKLTWFALAFTVVVAAAGGVVSAQNTAQDFVNLHNSPRADVGVGSVTWNTTVAAYAQSYANQRAGDCRLVHSGGPYGENLFWGSAGYAWAASDAVGSWVAEKQYYDHATNTCSAPSGQSCGHYTQVVWRASTAIGCARVVCSNNAGVFIVCNYYPPGNVIGQSPY; from the coding sequence ATGGAGGCATCGAAGAAATTAACGTGGTTCGCGCTCGCGTTCACCGTGGTGGTCGCCGCTGCCGGCGGTGTCGTCTCGGCCCAGAACACGGCGCAGGATTTTGTGAACCTGCACAACTCCCCGCGCGCCGACGTGGGCGTCGGGAGCGTGACCTGGAACACCACGGTGGCGGCGTACGCGCAGAGCTACGCGAACCAGCGCGCCGGCGACTGCCGGCTGGTGCACTCCGGCGGCCCCTACGGGGAGAACCTCTTCTGGGGCTCGGCGGGCTACGCCTGGGCGGCGTCGGACGCCGTGGGATCCTGGGTGGCGGAGAAGCAGTACTACGACCACGCCACCAACACCTGCTCCGCGCCGTCCGGCCAGTCGTGCGGCCACTACACGCAGGTGGTGTGGCGCGCCTCCACGGCCATCGGCTGCGCCCGCGTCGTCTGCAGCAACAACGCCGGCGTCTTCATCGTCTGCAATTATTACCCGCCCGGCAACGTCATTGGACAGAGCCCTTACTAG